A region of bacterium DNA encodes the following proteins:
- a CDS encoding MoaD/ThiS family protein: MKVKVLCLGRSANEIQIEEGTTVEAAIQQAGFPKDSSYTRHVNGSPAFDSDVLTDGSVLTLVPQVKGGI, translated from the coding sequence ATGAAAGTCAAGGTTTTGTGCTTAGGACGATCCGCAAATGAGATCCAAATTGAAGAAGGCACCACCGTCGAAGCCGCCATTCAGCAGGCTGGCTTCCCGAAGGATTCGAGCTATACGCGCCACGTCAACGGCTCGCCCGCGTTCGATTCGGACGTGCTGACCGACGGCAGCGTTTTGACGCTGGTGCCGCAGGTCAAAGGCGGAATCTAA
- a CDS encoding tyrosine-type recombinase/integrase, with the protein MNLKTKDMREARRVRAEVEQKLMAEGWSKEKSSSVMLDDLARNYVEYAEATKAPKTAKMDRDTLRDFMRVIGNMKLGSVTSEHVEKFRLERLKEVSPVSVNIGLRHLKAAFNWAVEHKLLRISPAAKVRLNRVPKNMHPRFLTEEEIQRLREEIEGDIALSQVVDAALWTGMRRNEIVTLQWSDVDLVRNVLTVQNKVGFRTKSRRSRSIPINGPLREMLLAMKPATSRPDDNVFSVTYWTLGKKFLRATRAAKLHGDVTFHTLRHTFASHLVMQGVDLRSIQEILGHFDVTVTQIYTHLSPEHLAKTTGKLPY; encoded by the coding sequence ATGAACCTCAAGACGAAAGACATGCGTGAGGCAAGGCGAGTAAGAGCTGAAGTAGAACAGAAATTGATGGCGGAAGGGTGGAGCAAAGAGAAGAGTTCGTCGGTCATGCTGGATGATCTGGCTCGGAACTACGTCGAATACGCCGAAGCCACGAAAGCACCTAAAACGGCGAAGATGGACCGCGACACGCTGAGAGACTTCATGCGGGTCATCGGGAACATGAAGCTCGGTTCCGTTACGTCAGAGCATGTCGAGAAGTTCCGGCTCGAACGGCTGAAAGAAGTCTCGCCTGTTTCGGTCAACATTGGGCTTCGACACCTCAAGGCGGCATTTAACTGGGCAGTCGAACACAAGCTGCTTAGAATCAGCCCTGCGGCCAAAGTGCGCCTGAACCGCGTTCCGAAGAACATGCATCCCCGGTTTCTCACCGAGGAAGAGATTCAACGGTTGCGGGAGGAAATCGAGGGGGATATTGCTCTTTCCCAAGTAGTAGATGCAGCTCTTTGGACTGGAATGCGGCGGAACGAAATCGTAACGCTGCAATGGTCCGACGTGGACTTGGTCAGGAACGTGCTCACGGTGCAGAACAAGGTTGGCTTTCGGACGAAGTCCAGAAGATCGAGAAGTATCCCTATTAATGGACCGTTGCGGGAAATGTTGCTGGCGATGAAGCCTGCCACGTCGAGACCCGACGACAACGTGTTCAGTGTTACCTATTGGACCCTAGGCAAGAAGTTCTTGCGGGCTACAAGGGCGGCGAAACTACACGGCGATGTTACCTTTCATACCCTGCGGCATACTTTTGCAAGCCATCTGGTGATGCAGGGCGTGGATCTTCGTTCAATTCAAGAGATCTTGGGTCACTTCGATGTAACTGTCACGCAAATATACACCCATTTATCCCCAGAACACCTTGCGAAGACCACAGGGAAGCTGCCTTACTGA
- a CDS encoding ThiF family adenylyltransferase — MDNDLRHLRQQDAVNMSRLTGLGITLIGAGAIGSTTAVFLGKMGACGLTIYDSDYVEEHNWSNQLYRDEDIGKLKCTALSEVMQQFGGHTPNAIAAKYEDQPLTEVVISAVDSMVSRNTIFRAVRGQPAVKLYLDARMGLDTLIVYTMHPQVREERSRYWDSLHTDADSLAEPCTARTVCYTPLMAAAVLCNLVKRYVNEEQIPQRIVLDLATFTLMT, encoded by the coding sequence ATGGACAACGATCTTCGCCACCTTCGCCAGCAAGACGCGGTCAACATGTCCCGTCTTACCGGACTCGGCATCACCCTCATCGGTGCAGGTGCAATCGGAAGCACCACGGCTGTGTTCCTGGGCAAGATGGGTGCCTGCGGCCTTACGATCTACGACTCGGATTACGTTGAAGAACATAACTGGTCGAACCAACTCTACCGCGATGAAGACATCGGCAAACTGAAATGCACAGCTTTGTCGGAAGTCATGCAGCAGTTCGGTGGACACACTCCCAATGCAATTGCTGCCAAGTATGAAGACCAGCCACTAACCGAAGTAGTCATTTCGGCTGTGGATTCGATGGTTTCTCGGAACACGATCTTTCGTGCCGTACGCGGTCAGCCAGCAGTGAAATTGTACCTGGATGCGCGCATGGGACTTGATACTCTTATCGTGTACACTATGCATCCTCAAGTCCGTGAAGAGAGGAGTCGGTATTGGGATTCGCTGCATACAGATGCCGATTCACTCGCTGAACCGTGTACGGCAAGGACGGTGTGCTACACGCCTTTGATGGCTGCTGCTGTGCTCTGCAACCTAGTGAAAAGATACGTGAATGAAGAGCAGATTCCGCAACGGATCGTGCTGGATCTGGCGACTTTCACATTGATGACGTGA
- a CDS encoding TIR domain-containing protein, with protein sequence MDQLFAYDVFISYSHLDKDIVHPLVFRLKQDGVRVWMDDLEIQPGDSIPSRVQEGIQTSRVLLLFMSRNALESKYVEMERASAQFRDPINNDRRFVPVRLDNCTIPDTLSHYLYVDWRLNSEEQYGKLLAASRCAPDLDLDGEERAPVAESVLTGHKGTVLCVSMTPNGRWAVSGGKDRTVRSWDLVHRISTGVLQGHADDILSVVITKDGRRAVSGSADGTVRVWDLESRRSQVLYKGQCPVSSISATPSGDRVLTGDAEGMIRLWHLDADPPKAMLNLGPCKSWVWTLAMSADACWAVSGGRERDAHVWDLRKAKHMKVLKGHSSWIWSVALTANGGTAVTGSADRLIRCWDMRTGTCVKALKEHTSDVLGVATTASGSGVVSGSADRTVRFWNPQGSLGPKSRVGHTAEITSVALAERQGAHLAVSASRDGTLRVWNANTTGMSTPDPQGTDLER encoded by the coding sequence ATGGATCAACTGTTCGCGTACGATGTCTTCATCAGTTATAGTCACTTGGACAAGGACATCGTTCACCCACTGGTGTTTCGACTAAAGCAGGATGGAGTACGCGTGTGGATGGACGATTTGGAGATTCAACCAGGCGACTCGATTCCCAGCCGTGTTCAGGAAGGCATCCAGACCTCCCGTGTGCTACTGCTTTTTATGTCGAGGAATGCTCTGGAATCCAAATACGTTGAGATGGAGCGGGCGTCTGCGCAATTCCGGGACCCGATCAATAACGACCGCCGCTTTGTTCCGGTTCGCCTTGATAATTGCACCATCCCGGACACTCTTAGTCACTACTTGTATGTTGACTGGCGTTTGAATTCAGAAGAGCAGTACGGTAAGTTACTCGCGGCTTCCCGTTGCGCGCCCGACCTTGACTTGGATGGTGAGGAACGCGCACCGGTTGCAGAATCAGTCCTGACTGGACACAAAGGTACCGTGCTGTGCGTATCGATGACTCCAAATGGGAGATGGGCTGTTTCTGGTGGCAAGGACAGAACTGTCCGAAGTTGGGATCTTGTCCACCGTATCTCTACAGGAGTTTTGCAAGGACATGCCGATGACATCTTGTCGGTCGTGATTACGAAGGATGGGCGTCGCGCAGTATCCGGATCGGCAGACGGAACGGTTCGCGTGTGGGATCTCGAGTCCAGGCGGTCTCAAGTATTGTATAAGGGGCAATGCCCAGTGTCATCTATAAGCGCGACGCCGAGTGGTGACCGGGTATTGACGGGTGACGCGGAAGGCATGATACGGCTATGGCATCTCGATGCAGATCCGCCGAAAGCGATGCTCAATCTCGGCCCCTGCAAATCATGGGTGTGGACGCTCGCGATGTCGGCTGACGCTTGTTGGGCTGTGTCCGGAGGACGCGAGCGAGACGCTCACGTCTGGGATTTGAGGAAGGCCAAACATATGAAAGTGCTCAAAGGTCATTCGTCCTGGATATGGTCCGTCGCGTTGACTGCCAATGGGGGAACTGCTGTGACGGGATCGGCCGACCGCTTGATCCGCTGCTGGGACATGAGAACCGGGACATGCGTCAAAGCCTTGAAGGAACATACCAGTGACGTTTTGGGCGTCGCTACGACAGCCAGTGGTTCAGGCGTGGTTTCAGGGAGTGCGGACCGTACCGTTCGATTTTGGAATCCCCAAGGGAGCTTGGGTCCGAAGTCGAGAGTGGGCCATACGGCCGAAATCACGTCGGTTGCCTTGGCAGAGAGACAAGGTGCGCACTTGGCCGTAAGCGCATCGCGAGATGGAACCTTGCGCGTTTGGAATGCGAACACAACCGGAATGTCAACTCCGGATCCACAAGGAACAGACCTTGAAAGGTGA
- a CDS encoding sigma-54 dependent transcriptional regulator produces the protein MESILIIDDDDAIRRTLELHLSEQHFELFSADTIASGRTLWNRHDPDMVILDLKLPDGDGTKLLDEQITSGSQALVIMITGHHDMEYAIAAMKSGALNYIHKPLDIDELDIIVQKAAEQVRARRRSDATPVIDDWKPGRIAGKSRAILEIHKQIGLASKSRVNVLITGESGTGKELVARAIHENTTPGEPFVAVNCSAIVSTLMESEMFGHERGSFTGAHQRKIGKLEVAGRGTLFLDEIGDMSLDLQTRLLRVLQERCFERVGGTASIPFEARVIAATNRGLGEMIKAGQFREDLYFRLAVLGITLPPLRERREDLPDLVHYLLEKINRELHRNVTRVPDRVMKRLTQNPWPGNVRELENVLTQAVLRAAGDTLNLDFVQDSPSLEPARHDLRSLDEVEKEHIISVLAAVGGNLGKACEVLGITRPTLRKKMDDYHIIL, from the coding sequence ATGGAATCTATTCTCATCATTGACGACGACGATGCTATCCGGCGGACGCTGGAGTTGCATCTTTCTGAGCAGCATTTCGAACTGTTCAGCGCGGACACCATTGCCTCGGGGCGGACGCTGTGGAACCGGCATGATCCGGACATGGTGATTCTCGATCTGAAACTGCCCGATGGCGACGGCACCAAGCTGCTCGATGAACAGATCACGAGCGGTTCGCAGGCGCTGGTGATCATGATCACGGGACATCATGACATGGAGTACGCGATTGCCGCTATGAAAAGCGGCGCGCTGAACTATATCCATAAGCCGCTGGATATCGATGAGCTGGATATCATCGTGCAGAAGGCCGCCGAGCAGGTGCGCGCCCGGCGGCGGTCGGACGCGACGCCGGTCATCGACGACTGGAAACCGGGGCGCATTGCGGGAAAGAGCCGCGCCATTCTGGAGATCCATAAGCAGATCGGGCTCGCGTCCAAATCGCGCGTCAATGTGCTGATCACAGGTGAGAGCGGCACAGGCAAGGAACTGGTGGCGCGGGCGATCCATGAAAACACCACGCCGGGGGAGCCGTTTGTGGCGGTCAATTGCTCGGCCATCGTTTCCACGCTGATGGAATCGGAGATGTTCGGCCATGAGCGCGGCTCGTTTACCGGCGCGCATCAGCGGAAGATCGGCAAACTCGAGGTCGCAGGAAGGGGCACGCTGTTTCTCGATGAGATCGGCGACATGAGTCTCGATCTGCAAACCCGGCTGCTGCGTGTGCTGCAGGAGCGCTGCTTCGAACGCGTGGGCGGTACGGCGTCCATCCCCTTTGAAGCGCGGGTGATTGCCGCCACCAATCGCGGCCTGGGCGAAATGATCAAAGCCGGGCAGTTCCGCGAGGATCTGTACTTCCGCCTGGCTGTGCTGGGCATCACCCTGCCGCCACTGCGGGAACGGCGCGAGGATCTTCCCGACCTGGTGCATTATCTTCTGGAGAAAATCAACCGCGAACTGCACCGCAATGTGACGCGCGTTCCGGATCGCGTGATGAAGCGGCTCACGCAAAACCCCTGGCCGGGCAATGTGCGCGAACTGGAGAATGTGCTGACTCAGGCCGTGCTGCGAGCCGCAGGCGATACCCTCAATCTGGATTTCGTGCAGGATAGCCCCTCGCTTGAGCCCGCCCGCCATGATTTGCGCTCCTTAGATGAGGTCGAGAAGGAGCATATCATCTCCGTGCTGGCCGCCGTTGGAGGAAACCTCGGCAAAGCCTGTGAGGTCCTGGGCATTACCCGCCCCACGTTGCGCAAAAAAATGGATGATTATCACATTATATTATGA